The following proteins come from a genomic window of Megalobrama amblycephala isolate DHTTF-2021 linkage group LG1, ASM1881202v1, whole genome shotgun sequence:
- the pheta2 gene encoding sesquipedalian-1, which yields MKIHEKILTHYLSCTSPVDKEGYLYKKRERNTTYLRRWFVLKGNLLFYQERPGDRNLLGVIVLEGCMVQACETDGQFCFSLVFTGPGLRTYRLAADDHNSQESWIGALFCASHIYLSMIVRDLERRYEEARRDKVLCDSIQTSAVTSTPNKIMASWNTGQPYFIHGTSIVPRDGRSYSASSVPPPSMPNRPISYSLHAPPIQLKTTSKRSPKLWPKRNAHVTPLNGPAPSYGEWPAVGFDPLEEFSKLHEYYGNEVKQLRANWLKKKREEVGYVEEDLIDLG from the exons ATGAAGATCCATGAGAAGATTCTAACCCATTACCTGTCCTGCACTTCACCTGTAGATAAGGAGGGATACCTCTACAAAAAG AGGGAGAGGAACACAACTTACCTGCGGCGCTGGTTTGTGTTGAAGGGGAATCTGTTGTTTTATCAGGAGCGTCCGGGCGATCGTAACCTGTTGGGTGTGATTGTTCTGGAGGGCTGCATGGTGCAGGCATGTGAGACGGACGGTCAGTTCTGTTTCTCTTTGGTGTTCACTGGACCAGGCCTCCGCACTTACAGACTAGCCGCTGATGATCATAACAGCCAGGAGAGCTGGATCGGTGCTCTGTTCTGCGCTAGTCACATCTACCTTTCTATGATTGTCAGAGACCTGGAGAGACGCTACGAAG AAGCCAGAAGAGACAAAGTCCTTTGTGATTCCATCCAGACCTCTGCAGTGACATCTACACCCAATAAAATAATGGCTTCCTGGAATACAGGACAACCGTATTTCATTCATGGGACTTCCATAGTGCCCAGAGACGGGCGAAGCTACAGCGCTAGTTCAGTACCACCTCCATCTATGCCGAACAGACCCATCAGCTATAGTCTTCATGCCCCTCCTATTCAATTAAAAACCACTAGTAAGAGATCTCCAAAGCTCTGGCCCAAGAGAAATGCCCACGTCACCCCCTTAAATGGTCCGGCACCATCTTACGGGGAATGGCCAGCTGTGGGCTTTGATCCTTTGGAGGAATTTAGTAAACTGCATGAGTACTATGGAAATGAGGTTAAGCAACTAAGAGCTAACTGGCTGAAGAAGAAGCGTGAAGAAGTGGGATATGTTGAGGAGGACCTCATTGATCTTGGCTAG
- the cd2bp2 gene encoding CD2 antigen cytoplasmic tail-binding protein 2 — protein sequence MSKRKVTFEDGDGEITLEDVPKKKIVDGVSGPGSRFKEKHSLDSDEEEEAGEGENISKYDILANDDVEGQEMATIDYDEGVRITPFNLDEEMQEGHFDSEGNYFVNKEKDIRDNWLDNIDWVKIKEQPVKKKKGLAAKRKRRVGDEDEAEEEIKREQQQKDSEEDEEEEEKEPAEDPLATYSHHQLTEAIIQLLLPGETVAAALRRLGGLGGQKKKGKLRGEEEEKKETFNRDADKLDKLTALADRLVGIGEFEIYQQTYEKLAYKLKGLTPGKAAKTLEERKEEEEELDMFADEFDERHGAEKDEDKDNNIVSDEVMWEYKWDNEENSELYGPFSSQQMQDWVDEGYFKDGVYCRKIGQEGAPFYNSKRIDFELYT from the exons ATGTCGAAAAGGAAAGTGACTTTTGAGGATGGAGATGGGGAGATTACTTTGGAAGATGTTCCAAAGAAAAAG ATCGTTGATGGTGTGAGTGGCCCAGGATCCAGATTTAAGGAGAAACACTCTTTGGACAGTGATGAGGAAGAGGAAGCAGGGGAAGGAGAAAATATCAGCAAATATGACATCCTTGCCAATGACGATGTGGAAG GTCAGGAAATGGCAACCATTGACTATGATGAGGGGGTGCGCATCACCCCTTTTAACCTCGATGAGGAAATGCAGGAGGGTCACTTTGATTCAGAGGGAAACTATTTTGTCAACAAAGAGAAAGATATCAGGGACAACTGGCTGGACAATATTGACTGG GTGAAGATAAAAGAGCAACCTGTGAAAAAGAAGAAAGGCCTTGCAGCAAAGCGTAAGAGAAGGGTTGGTGATGAAGATGAAGCAGAGGAGGAGATAAAACGAGAGCAGCAGCAGAAAGACAGTGAAGAagatgaggaagaggaggagaaagaGCCAGCAGAAGACCCTCTGGCTACATACAGTCATCATCAACTCACAGAAGCCATCATTCAGCTGCTGCTGCCTGGAGAAACCGTGGCTGCTGCGCTGAGAAGACTTGGCGGTCTTGGGGGACAGAAGAAGAAGGGGAAACTGAGAGGAGaagaggaggaaaaaaaagagactttTAACAGAGATGCTGATAAACTAGACAAACTGACAGCGTTGGCAGATAGACTGGTGGGGATTGGAGAATTTGAAATTTATCAGCAGACGTATGAAAAACTGGCCTACAAACTGAAGGGGTTGACTCCAGGAAAAGCAGCCAAAACGCTTGAGGAAAGaaaagaggaagaagaagagcTAGACATGTTCGCTGATGAGTTTGATGAGAGGCATGGTGCAGAAAAAGATGAGGATAAAGACAACAACATAG TGAGTGATGAGGTCATGTGGGAGTACAAATGGGACAATGAGGAAAACTCTGAGCTTTATGGGCCCTTCAGCAGCCAACAGATGCAG GACTGGGTGGATGAGGGCTACTTCAAGGATGGAGTGTACTGTAGAAAGATTGGCCAAGAAGGTGCCCCCTTCTACAACTCCAAGAGAATAGACTTTGAACTCTACACATGA